In Flavobacterium piscisymbiosum, the sequence GATATGGCTTTACCTCGTCCTCATTAGTATTTGCTTTTTGTTGCTGTTTTTTTTCAAGGCCAATTTCGGGTAATATATCGGCTACGAATGTTCCTTTTCGATCCATTGTAATCAGCCAGCCTTCGGCGATCAAAACATCAAGGGCTTCAATTACGGTATTACGATTTACATGAAGTAAACCTGCCAATTGTCTGCTTCCGGGTAGTGCATTGCCACTGAATAATTTACCTGATTTTATGGCATTGATGATTGCATCGGCAATTTGCAGATAAAGTGCGGTATTCGATTTTTTGTCTAACTGAATTTCTAAGGACCAAGGTCGTAACATCTGGACTAGTTATTTGTAGTAAAATAGCATTATACTAATAGACCAAAGTTAAGATATTTTTGTCAAGCAAATGAAATCTGATTAATACATGAAAAGATCTGTTTTTTAAATTCATTGCCTACGATTTTATTCTTCCAATATTTTTTCAGTATCAATCGGATTATCTTCCTGATAAAGCATTTTACCTTTTATACCACTATCTCCTAATGCACGCCCTTTTATTAACCAGGCAATCCCGAAAGCAAAAAGAGACAATGCTTCGAGAACCAAAGTCGAATATTCAAATCGTTCTAGTTTCTCTGATATGGGCACCAAAACAACAAATAGTATAATTGAATAACCACAAGTTCTGTAAATATTATTTTCGTTTAAGATGCTTTTTGGAGTTCTGGTTTCGTTTTTTTGTCCTATCGTAAAAACATTAATGGCCAGTAAAGCCATTATGAAGAATAGGATAGCAGCAAAACCATAATGAAGCCAGCCGAGCCATTCCTGATTAGAAGAAATGAGCGTGTAAATCTTGGGGTCTATTTTATTTTTGTCGGGGTTAGTAGGAAAAAAAGCAACGCCCAAAGCCATGATTCCGGCAATATTGGTGAGTAAATTATCGTTTTTCCAGATCGAAACATTTCCATGACCTTTATACCGAATTAAAAATAAACCAACAGCGCATAAAGTTCCTGTAAAAAACTCTCGTAAATGAGTATAATAATAATGACTGATAGAATGCTGAATATCAGTTTGAAAGTAAGAAATCAAAGAAAAACCGACTAGAAGTATCGGAAGACTTATCGCCAGATAACCAATAGCACGTCTGATTCTTCTGTACGTGAAAACATCATAACTTTCAATTTTAATTTCATTGTTGATATCAATTTTCATGTTGTTGATGTATTGGTTTGATAATGATAAAGTTAATGGAAAATTGTAAAGGAATTTAAAAGATGAAAATTATGTTTTGTCGTTGCAATTTCTATGATAAAAGTATTTTTTTTTCAGGAGTTAATCTTGCGCCCGAAGCTTTGGGCAATACCATTAAGTTAAGCTTTTTTAGAAAATAAAATTAATCTCGCAAAGGCGCTAAGACGCAAAGTTTAAACATAATATTGCGTAAAAATCATTGTAAATATTGTCAGACTGAGCGAAGTCGAAGTCCTCATTGCGCAGATTTACCTTCAGTTGTAAGAACTTTAATTTTACACAAAATAACCATAATGATTGTCATTTCGACGGAGGAGAAATCCTCGCGAGGAGCTCGACATAGATTGGATTTACGTTGAGGAGTTACTTACGGAGATTTCTCCTCCGTCGAAATGACAAGATTGGGTAAAAAAATCATTGCAAATATTGTCAGACTTAGCGAAGTCGAAGTGCTCGTTATTAGAACCTTATTCTAAATCACTACTCAGTCAAAGGATTGTAGTTTTTATATCTTGTATAAACTTCTAAATCTTTTACAAATTCTTTTTTTAAGGTTTTGCGTTTTCCTTTTTTGTCGATGGTATAAATTTCCCTTTCATTATTGTCTAGTGAAACCCCGGCAAACTCTCTTAAGCTGTCTTTTTCTATTTTTAAAAATACCGTTGAACTTCCTCCATAAACCAGCCAGGCATCAACACAATTTAAAAGTTCGTTATATTGTAAGTTAGGATAATGATCGGAGTTTTTCATTAGAACGAATTCCTTTTTTGACGGATCAAAAATGAGCAGTTTTCTTATTTCATTCGCGCCTCTTGCCGCAACCGAAGATTGAAAAGTAAGGTCATTGAATCCGTCGTTATTGAAATCTGTAAGTTCGGCATCACAATTTGTTATGCCATCTTTCAGGTATTCCAGTTTTTGTTTGATCGACCATTTGTTGTTTCGTTTTTCAAAAAGATGAATTTCAACATAGGTGCTGTCATCAGATCGAAATTGGTTGACGATTAATTTAAATTTTCCTTTAATGCCAACCTGAGTACTATCTGTAAACGTTTCTTCTAAAACAGTTTTGGCGGTATCTGTTTTAGTTTCAGGTTTAATGACCTCTTTTTTTGCGGTGACTTTTTTAGGAAGAGACACGCCTTGTTCTTTGTTTTTTTGGGAGCAGCTTACTATCGAAAATAATAAAAGGAGAACTATTGATTTTGTCATTATTGGTTTACTTTCTTAGAAAACAAATTCTCTACCACCCAGGCCGGTCCAATCATCAGGAACTGAAGATCTTTTAAGAAAGAAGGTTTTTTGCCCTCGATATTATGTCCGTAGAATTGCCCAATCCAGGCGATCACAAAAACGCCTATAGAGAAAATCCATAAAGGAACAAGTTGGCCTATATAATAATTTACAACCAAACATATTGCTGATAAAATTGCAATTTTAAAAGCCATTGAAACCGATAAACGAATATAAAAAATGAGTACAAAAATGAGCACTACAACAGCCCAATTTTCGATAATAGGCGCATTTAGTTTTAATGTATTGGCAATAAAACCACTCGGAATACTCATTAATAATCCAACTATAGAAAAGTAAATTGCAGGAACACAAATATAATGTATTGCCTTGTTTTTTGGGTTTTGATGACTTACGGCATATTCATCAAACCATTGTTGTAATGTTCTCATTGTTTTGGTTTTGAGGTTAGTTGCGTAAATCTAATCAAATTTCTTTTTCGTTGATCGATTTATGAATTTGACTTAAAAAATAATCCGTTTCAAGTGAAGTTCACTAACGCAGCAAGGATCAAACAAGAAGCTCGACAATCTTTGTCATAGCACGCGGATGACACGGATTTGCTTCGCAAAAACACGGATTTACACAGATTTTTTGTTTTTGTCATCCTGAGGCACGAAGGATCCACACGAGTAGCTCGACAATCTTGATATGCTTTGTGTTAGTTTCTTGTGGGGATCCTTCGTGCCTCGGGATGACAAAAATGCGCTGGTTAACGTTCGACATTATCTTGTTATCCCTATTTTTTAAACAATTGTCAGGCTGAGCGAAGTCGAAGCCCTCGTTCTAATGGGAACGCCCTTCGACTTCGCTCAGGGTGACATTCGTAATAATGTATTAAAAATGAGTTTTTTAAATAAGGTATTGTATGACAATAAGAAGATAAGTTTTCTCATGAAAACAAGTGCCCTAGCTCTGATATAAGCGGTATTCTTTTGTGTCCGCCGCGGCGGACATAAAAGATACAAGTGTATTGCTTCGCCAATTCGCACTTTCAGGCTCGGGTGCAGGAAACAGCTCCTAAATATTGACAGACGAATTTGCATACTCAAAAACATTATCCCACAATTCATCGATCGTAATAAGGGCTTTGTCTAGCGGAATCACGTCCCATTTTCCGTTGGTTTCTATGCCAAGGCCAATGTTTTTTAGTTTCGATAAAGCATCTTTTACATTAAAATCAAGATCGGTGTTGAGTTTTGTCGAGAACCAGGATTCTATTTGGTTGTCGAGTTCTTCGGCGGTTAAAGGTTGGTCGCTTTGGTATAAAAAAGTATAAGCGAGAATGGTTTCTTTAAGCACTTCCTCTTCGGATGAATTTAATAGCGAATAAAAAGCGCCGCTATTGTTACCCAGATTCTTAAAGTATAGACTGTCTGAAAGTATTTTAGAATATTTGATTTTCTTGTTTACAAAATTGCTGTATTGGCGAAATAAATACAACGACAAAACGCCAAGGGCAATTAAACCCTGATTTAACGAAGCTTTGCTGTTGAGCAAATCGATCGTTTCGCCGGATTGATACGCTGCATACATACCAATTAAGGCCGGAATTACGGTGGTACTTAATAACGAAATTCCGCCTCCAATTCCCGGAACCCAAAAGAATAATTTGTCTCTGGTAGACATTCTTGGGATAGCATTGGGGAAAATGGTTTCGAGATCGTTTTTAGGAACACGCTTAAAGATTTTTAAAGCGATTGTTCCGGGATCTATAGGCATTTTGCCTAATTTGACTTTGTTTTCGCTTAAGTATTCTTTCTCGTTATAGTTAAGGTAAATCAGGACACGATCGTAATATTCGATTTCGATTTCTTTCTTCCAGAAAATATATTTCTTTACTTTTTCTTTTGCCTGATGGTGACCGCGAACGTACAATTCGTAATCTTTGAAGGCGTTAAAATCTATCGAAAGATTCAGGCCAATTAAATCCGAATCTTCAAAGGATTTGTCCAAAGTTTCCTGATCTACACGGCGATAATTGCCCTGATCTAAAACTTTTAGAAGGGTTTGTTTGAAAACAGAAAAATCACTTTTGCCTAAAAATGCCTGACGTTCTTTGAGGCTTAAATCCGGATCGAATAAAGCGTAGTTTTGCTTTAGGTTTCGGTTCAGGTTAAAGGCTTCGTAATGAAAATAGTGCTCGATGATATCAAATAATTTTTTGAAATCTTCGACCTTTTTTTGATCATCAGAGAAAGCAACGATTTGTTGTTCGAGTAAGAATTCCTTATTAAAGGGAATATAATGTTCTCGCTTCATACATTTTGGGGCTTAAATTTAGTGGTATTTCTAAAACGCAAAAGTAGCATCGGAAATTTGATTTCTGAACGGATTTTGTATTAAAGTTTTATTATTTTCTTTTAAAGGTTGAATGGCGGTAATGACATGGATATCACACAACAATTCCGGCAGAATTTTGCAATTAAAGTACTACAGATTATCGTAAATTTGAAAGAGTTCGCTTTGAAGTAAAACTCAGATTTTGAAACAGGAAATTAAAACTTTAAGCTAAGAAACACCTTAATATGGAAAATATACAGACTACTAAAACTCAAAATTTCTTTAGAATACTTTTGGGAATTTTTATGATAATGGCCGCCATTGGGCATTTTACTTTTCAGCGTACCGATTTTCAGGCGCAGGTTCCTAATTGGGTTCCGCTTGATAAAGATCTTGTGGTGATACTTTCCGGAATTGTAGAAATGGCTATTGGACTTGCCGTGGTATTTATGACCAGTCACAAAGTAAAAATCGGAATTTTTCTGGCTATTTTTTATGTAATGGTTTTTCCTGGAAATATTGCGCAATATCTAAACGGAATAGATGCTCTTGGAATGAACACAGATCAGGCGCGATTGACCAGATTATTTTTTCAGCCGGTATTAATTTTATGGGCGCTATGGTCTTCCGGAGCAATTGGTTTTTTTAAGGGACTAAGACGCTAAGAGACTAAGTTGCTAAGGTTTTTAGGAAAGGGACAGAGGAGCAAAGGCTTTTTTTAAGTTTCAGAGAGACAAAGGTTCAAAGGGATAAGTTTTTTAGAGAATAAAATTAATCGCGCAAAGGCGCTAAGACGCAAAGTTTAAACACAATCTTGTCATTTCGACGGAGGAGAAATCCTCGCAAGAAACTCTACAAAGATTAAGTTTCTAAGGTTTTATTAGAAAGTTAAAGAAGGCAAACTTTGGAATTTGGAATTTATCCAGATTTTGGATTGGAATTTCTTTTCCCAATACTATCATCATCATGGCCAGAGCCATTTCTATTAACCTACCTTACCAAAAAAAGG encodes:
- a CDS encoding DUF962 domain-containing protein is translated as MRTLQQWFDEYAVSHQNPKNKAIHYICVPAIYFSIVGLLMSIPSGFIANTLKLNAPIIENWAVVVLIFVLIFYIRLSVSMAFKIAILSAICLVVNYYIGQLVPLWIFSIGVFVIAWIGQFYGHNIEGKKPSFLKDLQFLMIGPAWVVENLFSKKVNQ
- a CDS encoding TMEM143 family protein, whose amino-acid sequence is MKREHYIPFNKEFLLEQQIVAFSDDQKKVEDFKKLFDIIEHYFHYEAFNLNRNLKQNYALFDPDLSLKERQAFLGKSDFSVFKQTLLKVLDQGNYRRVDQETLDKSFEDSDLIGLNLSIDFNAFKDYELYVRGHHQAKEKVKKYIFWKKEIEIEYYDRVLIYLNYNEKEYLSENKVKLGKMPIDPGTIALKIFKRVPKNDLETIFPNAIPRMSTRDKLFFWVPGIGGGISLLSTTVIPALIGMYAAYQSGETIDLLNSKASLNQGLIALGVLSLYLFRQYSNFVNKKIKYSKILSDSLYFKNLGNNSGAFYSLLNSSEEEVLKETILAYTFLYQSDQPLTAEELDNQIESWFSTKLNTDLDFNVKDALSKLKNIGLGIETNGKWDVIPLDKALITIDELWDNVFEYANSSVNI
- a CDS encoding DoxX family protein; its protein translation is MENIQTTKTQNFFRILLGIFMIMAAIGHFTFQRTDFQAQVPNWVPLDKDLVVILSGIVEMAIGLAVVFMTSHKVKIGIFLAIFYVMVFPGNIAQYLNGIDALGMNTDQARLTRLFFQPVLILWALWSSGAIGFFKGLRR